The region GTCAAAATACAAGATAAATCCCATTCCAATCATTGCGTATCCGCCAACTTTCATCATGGAATTCATATGTTTTTTTAACCAGTTCATTTTCCCAATAAAAAACGTCATAATAAAAAACGGAATAGAAAACCCAAGTGAATAAGTTATCATATACAAAAGGCCAGAGCTTGGATTTGTCGCTGCAAGTGCCATAACCGATACTAAAATAGGGCCCGTACACGGAGTCCAACCGGCAGCAAAAGCCATGCCAATAAAAGAGGAGCCAAAGAGACCAGCCGGTTTATTTGCGAATCTAACCTTGTGTTCTTGCATAAGAATTCGAGGCTTAAAAATTCCTAATACGACTAGACCAAAGAAAATAATAAGAATGGCTCCAATCTGTCGAATTAAATCTCTATAGTTAAAAAACCACTGACCAATAAACGAAGTGGTAAAGCCAATCATAATGAAAATAATAGAAAAACCCAGCAGAAAAAAAGCTGTGTGAATAAAAGCTTTGCGCTGATGTGATTTAGCCCCTTCCTTTAACTCGCTAACTGATATTCCCGTTATGTACGATAAAAAAGCTGGGTACAAAGGCAAACAGCAAGGTGAAATAAACGACAAAAAGCCCGCGCCAAACGACAAAAACAGATTTACATCTCCCACATTTCCCACTTCCTTTTTTTTGTTCTTTTTGTTCTTTTTCGTTACCATTTTGTAACCAAATTGTCTTATCTCACTTCTTTCAAATAGTACCATTATCTTGTATAATTAGGTAAACGACTTGTTAGAAGGGACACATAGCATTGGCCAAAAAAGATATTCTATTAGCGATTGAAAAGAAACGAGAAGAACTCATCCGCATAGTCCGAGTAAGTGGATTAAACTCTCCACCTGCTATTAAACATAGTCAAGAATTAGATCATTTATTAAACATTTACAATGAATTCCCTGCTCAAACGACAGAAACAACCTCTTCATGAAGGTTGTTTCTTTTTTTTCCTTCACTCTATCAATTCTGTATAAATCTCTTTTACTCCTGTTTCTTTGCTAAAATTCTCCTCTTTCTCACTGTGCTGAAGCTGATACATATTATAGTACAAACCGCCTTTGTTTAGCAGTTCAGCATGTGTCCCTTTTTCGACGATTTTTCCTTTATGCAATACTAAAATACAGTCGGCGTGTTGAATAGTCGATAAACGATGGGCAATAGCAATTGTTGTGCGGCCTTTTCCCATATCTCTTAACACTTCTTGAATCGCTTCTTCTGTTTCTGTATCAATGTGCGCTGTTGCTTCATCAAGAATAAGAATTTTAGGATTTCGGATGACCGTTCTTGCAAATGCTAAGAGCTGACGCTGGCCGCTTGATAAAGTTGAACCTCTTTCCACTAGCACTTCATTATACTTATTAGGAAGAGCTTCGATAAATGCGTGAGCTTGCACAAATTCCGCCGCTTCTTTTACTTGTTCATCAGAAAAATGGTCTTCATGCAGAGTAATATTTCGCTTCACGGTATCTGCAAATAAAAAGGCATCTTGCAGCACCAGTCCTACCTCATCTCGAAGCTGTTTATTTGAAAAAGACGATAGTGGTTTATTATCTATCAAAATGTCTCCTTTTTGCTGCTCATAAAAACGCATTAACAAATTAATGATGGAGCTTTTTCCGCTTCCAGTATGTCCTACTAAAGCCACTGTTTCTCCTTCGTTTACCGTAAATGATATATCAGAAAGCACATCTCGAACACCGTCATAGGAGAACGTTACGTTTCGGAATTCCACCGTTCCTTTTTGAATCCCTTGCTTTTGTTCTCCTGTCATCACTGGATTTTTTTCTTCTTCATCCATCAAATCAAATACCCGGGAGGCTGATACCATCGCTTGCTGATACATAGAAAGACGCTGCATCATTTCATTAACAGGTTCAAAAAAACGATCCAAGTAGTTGATAAACGCGTAAAGAACACCAATTTTAACAGGGTTGTCAGCTACGGAAATACCAAAATAACTGAGCACAAGAATAACAGCTAAAATGTAAAGAATTTCGACTGCCGGCCTCAGCAACAAACCATCTAACTTAATATTGCGCATTCCCGCTTTGTAATGCTCATCATTAATTTCTTCAAATTCCGAGCGCAGCCGCTTTTCTTGACGAAACAATTGAATAATAGACATGCCTTGCAAGGACTCATGAAGCTTGGCATTTAACTGACTTAGCTTTTCTCGGAGCTGTCCGTAGTAAATAGCACTGTAATGCTGATAAAGCTTCATAAGTCCCCAAATAAACGGGAGAAGAACTAAACAATAAAAAGCTAGCTTCACATCTAGCATAAACATGGCTATAAAAATGCCGATTAAAAATACTCCATTTTGAATAAAAACCGCGATGACTTCCACAAACATTTCTTTCATGGCTTCCGTGTCATTTGTAATTCGAGATACTAGGCTTCCCGTTGGCGTATTGTCAAAAAAGCGAAGCGCCAGACGATGAACATGGAAAAAAACGTCAATTCGAATCTGCTGAATAATTTGAAACGCAATTTTTTGAAAGTGCAGAAGCTGAAAGTATTGAACGACAATTTTTAAAAGCTGTAAAAACAAATAACTGCTTGCAAGCAGCACAAGAGGCTGGAGAGGCAAATACTTAGGAGTTAAATAATCGTCAATAAAAATTTTAATCAAAATGGGGCCTAATAAATCAGCGGCCGTAGCAATTAATAATAGTGTGAACGCTAAAAAAAATGATTTTTTATGCGGAATTGTATAGCGAAACAGACGTTTATGTACCGAAGAATGCTCAATTTTCATTTTTCGTCTCTCCTTCTTCTACTGCACGTTCAAGCTGCTGTCTATCGTACATATCCCGGTACCACCCGCTGACGCTAAGCAGTTCATCATGAGTTCCTCTCTGAATGATTTTCCCTTTATCAAGTACAAGGATCAGGTCCGCATGAATAACCGAGCTCAGTCGATGCGCTGTAATAATCGTTGTTCGATTTTGACGTTTTTGCTTCAACGCTTGTAAAATACCCGCTTCTGTTTTACCATCTACCGCTGATAGCGAGTCGTCTAAAATTAAAAGCTCAGGATCTAATAGAAGAGCTCTTGCAATCGAGATACGCTGTTTTTGTCCACCTGATAACGAAACGCCTTTTTCACCTACTATTGTTTGATAGCCATCTGTAAAATCAAGGATGTCTCTATGTACATTTGCAAGTTTAGCCGCTTCTTTGATTTCTTGATTGCTTGCTTCTCTTTTTCCAAACGCAATATTATCAGCGACTGTTGTCGAAAACAAAAAGTGATCTTGAGGAACATATCCAATGCTTTTGTACAATGAATCAAAAGCATAGTCTTTAATGTCTTTTCCTCCCCATAAAACAGCTCCGTCGCTTACATCAAATTCACGAAGCAACAGCTTTAAAAGCGTGGTTTTCCCAGCTCCTGTCTTTCCAACAATACCTAACGTTTGACCGCGAGAAAGTGTAAAATAAATTTCGTTTAACGTGTATTCGTCTTCTTTAACGTACGAAAACCTATGAATAACAGCTTCAATATTTCCTGTTGGCATTTCAACACTAGGATGCGCTGCTTCTTCAATCGAATTTTCTTCTTTTAATAAAGAAAATACCCTGTCATATGATGCTCTTCCTCGTTCCACAATGTTAAATAGCCAGCCAAACGCCAGCATCGGCCAAATGAGAAGGCCCAAATAAGTTGTAAAGGTAACAAGCTGCCCGAGTGTTAACTCTTCACTAATAACCATCTTGCTGCCAAA is a window of Priestia aryabhattai DNA encoding:
- a CDS encoding ABC transporter transmembrane domain-containing protein, producing the protein MKIFRELWWFFKQEKKSYITGVALLIIVAALELLPPKIIGLTVDGIKEGTLNGKRLMQMVGILLGAAVVAYFTRYIWRIMIFGSSVKLAKQLRNTLYTHFTKMNQAFYQRRRIGDLMAHATNDIQAIQQTAGSGVLTLVDSIVTGGLVLCTMALTISWKLTLICLIPMPLMAVLTSYYGTLLHARFHHAQAAFSTLNDKVQESISGIKVIKTFGEEAADVEEFRIKSADVVQKNMKVARVDALFDPTISIIVALSFLLALIFGSKMVISEELTLGQLVTFTTYLGLLIWPMLAFGWLFNIVERGRASYDRVFSLLKEENSIEEAAHPSVEMPTGNIEAVIHRFSYVKEDEYTLNEIYFTLSRGQTLGIVGKTGAGKTTLLKLLLREFDVSDGAVLWGGKDIKDYAFDSLYKSIGYVPQDHFLFSTTVADNIAFGKREASNQEIKEAAKLANVHRDILDFTDGYQTIVGEKGVSLSGGQKQRISIARALLLDPELLILDDSLSAVDGKTEAGILQALKQKRQNRTTIITAHRLSSVIHADLILVLDKGKIIQRGTHDELLSVSGWYRDMYDRQQLERAVEEGETKNEN
- a CDS encoding ABC transporter ATP-binding protein, with the protein product MKIEHSSVHKRLFRYTIPHKKSFFLAFTLLLIATAADLLGPILIKIFIDDYLTPKYLPLQPLVLLASSYLFLQLLKIVVQYFQLLHFQKIAFQIIQQIRIDVFFHVHRLALRFFDNTPTGSLVSRITNDTEAMKEMFVEVIAVFIQNGVFLIGIFIAMFMLDVKLAFYCLVLLPFIWGLMKLYQHYSAIYYGQLREKLSQLNAKLHESLQGMSIIQLFRQEKRLRSEFEEINDEHYKAGMRNIKLDGLLLRPAVEILYILAVILVLSYFGISVADNPVKIGVLYAFINYLDRFFEPVNEMMQRLSMYQQAMVSASRVFDLMDEEEKNPVMTGEQKQGIQKGTVEFRNVTFSYDGVRDVLSDISFTVNEGETVALVGHTGSGKSSIINLLMRFYEQQKGDILIDNKPLSSFSNKQLRDEVGLVLQDAFLFADTVKRNITLHEDHFSDEQVKEAAEFVQAHAFIEALPNKYNEVLVERGSTLSSGQRQLLAFARTVIRNPKILILDEATAHIDTETEEAIQEVLRDMGKGRTTIAIAHRLSTIQHADCILVLHKGKIVEKGTHAELLNKGGLYYNMYQLQHSEKEENFSKETGVKEIYTELIE
- a CDS encoding aspartyl-phosphate phosphatase Spo0E family protein, encoding MAKKDILLAIEKKREELIRIVRVSGLNSPPAIKHSQELDHLLNIYNEFPAQTTETTSS
- a CDS encoding cytochrome c biogenesis CcdA family protein — protein: MGDVNLFLSFGAGFLSFISPCCLPLYPAFLSYITGISVSELKEGAKSHQRKAFIHTAFFLLGFSIIFIMIGFTTSFIGQWFFNYRDLIRQIGAILIIFFGLVVLGIFKPRILMQEHKVRFANKPAGLFGSSFIGMAFAAGWTPCTGPILVSVMALAATNPSSGLLYMITYSLGFSIPFFIMTFFIGKMNWLKKHMNSMMKVGGYAMIGMGFILYFDWMTKIIIYTTSVFGGFTGF